In the Epinephelus fuscoguttatus linkage group LG10, E.fuscoguttatus.final_Chr_v1 genome, CATGGCCATGCTGAGGTGTAATTTCCAGTGGGGACTAAAATCCCCATTTCTGGCCACCCGCAttttcaaaatcttttttttttttaaaccaaaaaattcATGTTTAATATGCTTCTGTTAGACAGCTGTCGGATCCTGGCATTTTGAATTAAGATGCTGGTTTTGCTCTGACATACTCCAAACAATGCCACAGATGAGCAGCACATTTAGTTTTATTCTGGCAGAATTTAGCGTGAACTTAATTATTTCTTGGATTTTTATTTGGTAACTGAGGTCCCTGAATGTGTGTCGATATGCAGGAAATGggattcaattttttttctggtaGAGGACACCCATTATTCGGTGTCATTTATCTCAATATGACAAACTCAATCCGGTGTTAATACATAGAAATCCAATACCTTTATTTTACATTCATACATCTATAACATTGTACAATAATTTTAATGCAGTTAAAAAAGCCCAATCCAAAAACAAGTCCTGAAGATTTACAATGATGAATTTGCATGTTTTAAGGTTGGTGAcgagcatttaaaaatatatacacacgctcactcacacatacacacactcacatacacacaggggGGGTTAGGACAGGTGTTGTCCTTGAGTTGTACCTTGATGGAGCTGGGCTGAATGGAGAGGAATTCAGACACCATAGAGAAAGGCACATTGAATACACAGTGTatgtacaaacaaaaaaccttgACACTTACACAACTTTACTGTAGGAGCTAGAACAATGACCAAAAACTGTAAACCTTCACTTatggaaaacaaatgaacaaaaacaaaagtcacatctatacaaatacatttgaagCAAAATATTTTCTTGGTCATAACAAAGCAGTACCTTGAAATGCATCTCAACACTTAAGATTGGCTCTGCCAGCAGAGAGCAATCCCACAGATATAATTACACAATATGTCACAATATTTATGCAGTTGCCCACTTCATGTGCGCTGACAACTGGCAGAGTACCTCATGCATAACCtcatcagacagcagcagcagtcatcTGATATGTTTTGACTGAATCCAATTACtatgtcgtttttttttttctcccacctCACATGAATATGGCAACTTGACATGGTGCAACATGTACGTACATCTACATAAAAATGTATAGACAACTCTATACAGCCGCAAATCTCGTAATCTTAAAATATATGTACCACCCGTCAATCAAAATTTCAACACTTTCAGAAAAGTAAGTTCTCTGAtataaaatactgtattttcaaAAAACAGATTGTTTACATTCCATCCTTCTCAACAAAATAAAGCTTTATATACGTACCTTCAAAGCTTAGAAACACTCccaatatacatatatatatatatattcatatctATATAGAAACAATAAAGTGACTAAGATGCCATAAGTGGCTCTACGTTCACATGTAGTGGAAACCCGTTTAGAATGGCGTACGCAGCCAATTTATTTGTCTAATGAACACAGTGTGGCACTACAATTTTGGATGATTGTACAAGTTGGGGTCTTTAAATGCCAAGGTCAAGATTGCCTCCATTAAAACTGTTCCCTTCTTCCAGCTCAGCACGCCTTCGTCAAGTCAGTGGGCATGTCCGCCGTCGACATACGGTACTGGATCTTTGTGTTAGTGATGGCACCGTGCTTCTGTCGAAGATGCAGCCGCAGCTGACTCTTGTGGCGGAAGTGCAAGTTGCATTTCTCACACTGTAAAAGAAGGCAAAATTAATTCGGGGAATTTTATGAAGATTATGCAAACGTGTGGGTTTTTGAACCTACATGGTAGGGCTTTTCTCCCGTGTGTATGCGCAGGTGGCTCTTCAGCGTCTGCAGGTGACGGAAGCGTGTTCCACAGATCTCACACGGATATGGCTTCTCACCCGTGTGGATcaacacgtgagcgcggagatGAGCAACCTGAAACgtgaaaacataaataaaatcagCAAAAACCAAATTatctgactgacaaaaaaacttCAAGCTGTCTTCTGGGATTGAGTTATTTTCCACAGACACACTTTAATGAGACATTTCAGACAGCACACATATTAGCACTCATCGTAAAAAGCCAAAACACCCCTGAGGATGTTCCTCACTGTAATTATGTGTACGTCTGTTAAGCTCATAGTTACAGTTCAGAGCTGAGTATTAGTGCTATTAGCCAATATACAATAGAGAGGGAAAATATTGTATGTCAGGGTGTTATTACCTGTACAAAACGAGCTCCACACGTCTCACATTTGTATGGCTTCTCTCCTGAGTGGATGCGAGTGTGAGTCTTGAGGTTAGCTGGTCTGTTAAACTGAGCACCACAGATATTACAGCGATACGGcttctctcctgattgaagCAAAATCAGAGGGAACAAAAAAGTTAGACTCCAGCAGCAAATCAAGCAACAAAGGATTTGACAGACAATAGACGAGTCTCTTTGATGTACCTGTGTGGACGGTCTTGTGGCTGGCGAGGTTGCCCTTGTAGCGGAAAGCCGCCTGGCAGCGGTCACACTTGTATGGCTTGTCGCTGTGCACTTGAAGCATGTGTTGTTTCAGCGCTTCGTCCTCGGCAAACTTGGAGTCACATTCGTTACAGAAGAATGTGCCGTTTTCTGTGTGGGAGAAATTTCAGTGAACCTCTAGTCCTCAATAATAATTTTTTGATTTGTCACCGACACTTGAATACGAGTCGTAAACTCACCACAACTGGAGTCGGAGTATTCTGAGTGCAGCTCTGCCATGTCCTCTGATAGACGGGACCTGGAGGAGTTGGGACACACTTCTGAGTGCTGTGGGGACGGTGTGCCACAAGACGAGCAGTTGATGCGGCTCAAGTAGTGCGGAGGGTGGCTGTCACCGTTCCTCAGTGACCCCTCCAGTGCgctacagacacaaaacaaatacttcCAAGTCAGAcgcaaaacaaacactttaaatcagttgttaaaaaaaaagtactttaaatcaaataaattggaaaattttaaatttgaaaaatgaTCTTGGTGAATGTCCAAAATCTAGAACATCAAACTGGATTAACAAAAGCATAAAAACATGGCCAGGAATTCCTCCGCTCTTATGATACCCTCCTACACTGCCCCACATCCTCCCAGGACGTCATACAAATTGTTTCACATGTCAGCTGTGCATGTGACAGAAACCTCACCTGTTAATGATGTTGTTGAGACGACTCGCCTGGGGCACCGGTAGGTCCTCACTGTGATCGTTGCTCTTGCTCGTGGTTTGTGGGTCCAGGTTCTCCGAGTCGCTGGGGTGGAGGTAGGGTTGCAGGCCAAGGCGCTGAGGTGACCGAAGCCCGGGATCCCGCAGCCCCACCTCGTCCTCCTTAGCGCTCTGATTCAGCACGATGAACTTGTACTTCTTCCAGTTGCGAGATTTGGGGTCCTGCGTCCCTTGCGGAGCTTGCACTGCAGCAGCTTGGGAGAGGCCGGCGTTCTTGCTACTGCTGGACTCTGTTGGGGAGTTGGGCTGGCAGTCCGATTTGAGGGGGCTCTGCGGGCTGCTCATGAGGCTCTTGCGTCCAGCGGAGGAGATTCCCAGCGGGTAGTGCTGATGGATCAGGTCTTCCTCTGCCTGAGGAGCGTGATCTTTTCCCGAGTCTCTCTGGTGCTCGAGGGTCAGCACAGGAAACGCACGCTTCCTTGTGCCGAGCGCGATAGACTGGCTGACCCCCTCGTGGCTCTCCTTCCGCATCTCATCGTCTCTCCCTACCTCCCTGGAAGCGTAGGTGGTGGAGTGAATAATGCTGGAGGAGCTGGTGCCAACCGCCCTGGTGTATTCTGCCCTGATGATGTTGGCGCTGTCATGCGGAGAACAATGCTTGTGGTGGATACCACTCTTAGAGAGGTCAGCAAAAGCGTTTTTGGCATCAGTCAGCTTGCAGAGAGGGAAAGGGAATCCTGGCATGGGAAACTGCCCGTAGAGATGGTAGTTGCTGGGGGTGCTGACCCCGTTGAACATGTTTGAGCCGTAGGGCCTCCCATCCCTGAACGGACCTACGCGGCTGTGCAAACTGTCAACAACATCATGGGGCCGGTACGCGTGGACATCCTGAGGTAAAACCAAGGGACTGACCAAAAACTCATCTCTGGGCAGTTTGGCAGTCGGATCACTGTGGAAAGAATGAGAAGGTAAAAAACGAGACAGATGCTCATGATGATGAATTTGACCGATGTAATAGAACCTTATTCTGCCAACCTGGATTTGATGAATCTGTGGCAGGTGTCCACAACATGGTCCATCTGCAGGTAGATGGCTGTGTTCATGATCGCCATAATAAGACTCTCCTTTAGTGTGAGACGGGAGGTGTACATAAACTCCAGCAGGATGGCGAAGCCCTCTGGATCCACCTTTGGGTCCAGACTGATTGCATTAAGGTTGCACTTGTGGGAGTCGGTAAAGATGGTGTAAAACAGCCCACTGCGGCCACGTAACAGAGAAAGAGATACAGACAGAGCATACAAAGATCAGTCATTTCACCATCAAACAGCAGGAGAGTACTGGCTCATAAAACTTGGCCTGAATAACACACACCTGCAAGCCATGAGAACAGTCTTGTGTGCACGAAACTGCTGTCTGTTAACCAAGATAGTGACATCTGTGAGGATGTCTCTGCTGCGCAGCCGGTTCAGGTTGAGCAGGACATCACTTGCATGGCGTGTGAATTGTATGCAGCTGTCTGCTGCGCAAGCCATTTTGTCAAGTTCtgcaagaataaaaaataaaaattattacacaaaaaaataaatgtcccGCTGAGTCAGTGCCACAATTCACCCCTCTGTGTCAGCGCTGGAGTTCAGGTGATCTTTAAATGAATTCATTGGGCTGAAATTATTTATGATCCGCACAAGGTCTTTATCACTGAGGCAGAAACAGGTGCAGCCGTTCCTCCAGAAGGCGGCGCCATTTATTAAATAAACACCGTCTAGACATTTAAATTTCTACCTTTGCAATCATTTCTCTCCccctcactttctctctgttgAAACCACTGGTTGACAAGTTAATATAACAAATGAGGCAGGGGAAAAATTTAGCACAGTATAACAGACTGGGGCAGACAAAATATCCATGATATGAGTCTGTAATAACggttataaaaataatattttttccggaaatataaaaataatgacattgtttcacactgactgattaatataataaaaaaaatagtaaaatacAATTCAAATAATGGCATGCCTTGAGTATTATTTTTAGATATGTTAGCggttttattatttacaaattaaaatgagCATCAGCTCGCTCTTATTTCTCTGAATTCAATCTAACAGAGAAAAGTTTGTGTCTCTGCCTTCAGCGAGCCGGTGTCGGATTTTCACCCTGAACACTTCTGAACAGTTTCCAGCTCACTTATCACTACAAACTTTTTATTGTCACTCAATAACACCCAAACTATGAATTTTAATTACAACCGCAAGATGTCCTCGCCATGATTGAATCTTCAAAATAAGCCGGTGCAGCTGGCAAGGTTACACAAGTAACACTTTCCCCTGTTTGCTCTCATCCAACCTGTGACAGCCCAGCAGCGCTTTGTGtattctttctctttcctctgcCAATATAGCAGCGCATTTCTGGGTCagttaaaatttaatttaattaagaCAAGGCAGAATGGCTTTGTAATAACACGCACGCGGATTTGCGACAGTATCTTTAACTGAATGTGAAGACTGAAGTCTGTAACTGGACACGTCCGAAAATAGAAGCAGGACAGAATGCAGCCTAAATAGACTGATATCCTCTGATCTGAAGGTGCTGGCAAACAAGCAGGAGTGTTGTCAGGAAATTTTAAAAGTTTACAAAGCACGCTCATTTCTGTCAGCCCAAATATCccccttatttttttttctttatttgatgAGCCCCAGCAGTGTAATTGCAGCTGTCCCTGAGCACGAACACGGTCTGACCGAAACTCAGAAATGAGGCAACACTTTGCAGGGAAGCCAACTGTGAGCGCATCTCTTCAAACCAACTTGTTACGAGGGCTACCTCCGTGTCACAGTGGAAACACAACTTGGTGCGACGACGTGTCTTCTTGTAGCCTCTATCTACCGtggaaaaaaaaccacacacacactcactctctctctctcacacacacacacacacacacacacccatcaaCACTAATGTTTCCGCTACAATATTACAGTAACAGAAGGGCTTGTTCGGCGCAGCCTTTTGCGCTCCATTGGAGCAAATTACCGTCGgaagttacaaaaaaaaaaaactgaagctAAGGGTGCCATGCTGCCAGCAAAGTTAGTGTGACAGCGCTGTGTGTTGACACTGTAGCTATTAAATCACAACGCGTTTAAGAGCCGAGCAGCCAACTGTCCTCCCCGGGAACAGCGCACCACAGCCGGGGCTTTAGGTCGCCTTCACACCGCTCTCACAAAAACCCTAATTCGCCCTTCATCTGCACGAGTGTTATTACAGCTTTACAACATGACTCTGTGTCAGCGCGGCATGTCAGCCCGCTGTCTGcctctctatctgtctgtctctctgtctgtcccgcTGGCTCCAACCAGCCATCACAGCGCAGCGCGAGGCAGATGATCTGTCAGAGAGGGAGCCGCGcgctgcctgcctgcctgcctgcctgtcacTGCACGAGCCACTTCAGAGTTTCGACTCTGCACTGTTCAAACTGCCAGCagcccctcacacacacacacacacacacactcacacacacacacacacatacacagacacagtctCCCCtccaaaaaacactcaaaaacagcacaaatagCTCAGTGTAAAACATCAGCAACACACAGTAGATAACAACTTCGCGCCAaattagaggaaaaaaaggaatttaAAAAATCACCTGGTAGCGCTTTCCTAGAAACTTCTTGCATCACCACTTCTAAGAACCCCAGTTCTAAGAATCAGACGAGCTCAATTCTCGGAATTTGAGCCCGGGACCGTACCACTCCGCCGCGGCAGGGGAGTGACGTTTCCCCCCTCTGTGGCGACGACAACTTATTTCCAAAGCGCTTATTCTAGCAGGTAACACACATAATCACTTTAACAGCCAGCAGCGCGTGGATGCAATGTTTTACCAAGTGAATTATTTCGTAAAATAACGCGGGGAATTGTTTAATATCGCTGCGACCCCCCCTGCTTTTGGTTGAGCCCACAGTCACAGCACGTCACCAGTTCCTTAAACCCAGCCCCCGAAATTCTCAGAACTAATTTATATTCCATGATTTAGGCAATGTGTCGTGTCGCTGCCGTCCGTCGCATTTAACACACAGACCCTACATGTACAGCACACAGACCGACAGCTTAATTAGGCCCATACGGACAGGTCGATGAGACACactctcatttcttttttatttttctagcCAGATTTCCTGCAGGTCCGCTGACTTCATAGATGGAGAATGCTGCGAGTCACCATCGGGGGTTTGTTGAAAAAGGAAAGCTTTAATAGATTTATTATTCACAAGTCTATAGGCAGAGTCGGTGTGGTGTGGATGTGATTGTTGTAGCTGGTGTCGATGCATGGTCCGGAGTTTTTAATAGTCTCATATGCGCATATAACGGTTTAATACACTCGGGTTGTGTTAAAGCGGCTGGTTTTCTTCTGCAGACAGTGGGTGGCCGATTTAATTGTAGTTAACTTAACACAGAAAACTTGTTGCATGAAAGTCTAAAGCAGTGAAATGCAACCAAGCTTTAATTGGTTATATTTCAGAATGTGTAGGGAGTTGTAGTTTAACATGCCTCTTGTAGACATTCAAATTTAATGTCTgctttgctgctgtaatgttaCATCTATCATCCTCCCAAAAACACTTTACACACACTTcttattatgtattttattttgaaatgtttccTCCTTTTATAATGGTTTAATAACAAGGTCAGGGTGCTTGTGAAACCGTCCACATCAGGTGATGTGCACACTTACAAACATTGCTCATtgaaatgcaaagtgaaagtttCCTGGAAAATTAATTGAATGCATTGCTGTGATTTTTCTCCCCCTCTACCATTTAATTTAAGGCATGTGTACTCCCTGTTGCATCATTTCTCAGAGTTGGGCGAGAATAAACGcagtctttcttttttcttcttttgtacTTTTCAGCTCACTAGTGTTTTTACTTCACGCTCTTTCAGTTTGGAACAGTCAGGCTTTTTGTTTAAGACGATGGCGCGAGAGACGAGAGCTGTGTGATGTGAAATGAGAACTGGTGTGAGTTTAACATATAGGTGGTGTGTGATGGCTGGTTCGGGAGGGGGGGTGTTATGACAGCGTCTGAAAAGTTGTATTAATTTTAGGAGTTGTGGGCAAGCGTTTACTGTCAGTGACTCACCTTGGAAACTTTGTTTGTGGTGACTCCAAACCACGGCTTCCCCGTCTTTTCTCATCCCGTTCACCCCTTGGCACAGAAGCAGCATTTGTTGAGCTGATAGTGCACAACAAAGACAAGTT is a window encoding:
- the bcl6aa gene encoding BCL6A transcription repressor a isoform X2, which produces MACAADSCIQFTRHASDVLLNLNRLRSRDILTDVTILVNRQQFRAHKTVLMACSGLFYTIFTDSHKCNLNAISLDPKVDPEGFAILLEFMYTSRLTLKESLIMAIMNTAIYLQMDHVVDTCHRFIKSSDPTAKLPRDEFLVSPLVLPQDVHAYRPHDVVDSLHSRVGPFRDGRPYGSNMFNGVSTPSNYHLYGQFPMPGFPFPLCKLTDAKNAFADLSKSGIHHKHCSPHDSANIIRAEYTRAVGTSSSSIIHSTTYASREVGRDDEMRKESHEGVSQSIALGTRKRAFPVLTLEHQRDSGKDHAPQAEEDLIHQHYPLGISSAGRKSLMSSPQSPLKSDCQPNSPTESSSSKNAGLSQAAAVQAPQGTQDPKSRNWKKYKFIVLNQSAKEDEVGLRDPGLRSPQRLGLQPYLHPSDSENLDPQTTSKSNDHSEDLPVPQASRLNNIINSALEGSLRNGDSHPPHYLSRINCSSCGTPSPQHSEVCPNSSRSRLSEDMAELHSEYSDSSCENGTFFCNECDSKFAEDEALKQHMLQVHSDKPYKCDRCQAAFRYKGNLASHKTVHTGEKPYRCNICGAQFNRPANLKTHTRIHSGEKPYKCETCGARFVQVAHLRAHVLIHTGEKPYPCEICGTRFRHLQTLKSHLRIHTGEKPYHCEKCNLHFRHKSQLRLHLRQKHGAITNTKIQYRMSTADMPTDLTKAC
- the bcl6aa gene encoding BCL6A transcription repressor a isoform X3 → MLLLCQGVNGMRKDGEAVVWSHHKQSFQELDKMACAADSCIQFTRHASDVLLNLNRLRSRDILTDVTILVNRQQFRAHKTVLMACSGLFYTIFTDSHKCNLNAISLDPKVDPEGFAILLEFMYTSRLTLKESLIMAIMNTAIYLQMDHVVDTCHRFIKSSDPTAKLPRDEFLVSPLVLPQDVHAYRPHDVVDSLHSRVGPFRDGRPYGSNMFNGVSTPSNYHLYGQFPMPGFPFPLCKLTDAKNAFADLSKSGIHHKHCSPHDSANIIRAEYTRAVGTSSSSIIHSTTYASREVGRDDEMRKESHEGVSQSIALGTRKRAFPVLTLEHQRDSGKDHAPQAEEDLIHQHYPLGISSAGRKSLMSSPQSPLKSDCQPNSPTESSSSKNAGLSQAAAVQAPQGTQDPKSRNWKKYKFIVLNQSAKEDEVGLRDPGLRSPQRLGLQPYLHPSDSENLDPQTTSKSNDHSEDLPVPQASRLNNIINSALEGSLRNGDSHPPHYLSRINCSSCGTPSPQHSEVCPNSSRSRLSEDMAELHSEYSDSSCENGTFFCNECDSKFAEDEALKQHMLQVHSDKPYKCDRCQAAFRYKGNLASHKTVHTGEKPYRCNICGAQFNRPANLKTHTRIHSGEKPYKCETCGARFVQVAHLRAHVLIHTGEKPYPCEICGTRFRHLQTLKSHLRIHTGEKPYHCEKCNLHFRHKSQLRLHLRQKHGAITNTKIQYRMSTADMPTDLTKAC
- the bcl6aa gene encoding BCL6A transcription repressor a isoform X1 — protein: MQEVSRKALPELDKMACAADSCIQFTRHASDVLLNLNRLRSRDILTDVTILVNRQQFRAHKTVLMACSGLFYTIFTDSHKCNLNAISLDPKVDPEGFAILLEFMYTSRLTLKESLIMAIMNTAIYLQMDHVVDTCHRFIKSSDPTAKLPRDEFLVSPLVLPQDVHAYRPHDVVDSLHSRVGPFRDGRPYGSNMFNGVSTPSNYHLYGQFPMPGFPFPLCKLTDAKNAFADLSKSGIHHKHCSPHDSANIIRAEYTRAVGTSSSSIIHSTTYASREVGRDDEMRKESHEGVSQSIALGTRKRAFPVLTLEHQRDSGKDHAPQAEEDLIHQHYPLGISSAGRKSLMSSPQSPLKSDCQPNSPTESSSSKNAGLSQAAAVQAPQGTQDPKSRNWKKYKFIVLNQSAKEDEVGLRDPGLRSPQRLGLQPYLHPSDSENLDPQTTSKSNDHSEDLPVPQASRLNNIINSALEGSLRNGDSHPPHYLSRINCSSCGTPSPQHSEVCPNSSRSRLSEDMAELHSEYSDSSCENGTFFCNECDSKFAEDEALKQHMLQVHSDKPYKCDRCQAAFRYKGNLASHKTVHTGEKPYRCNICGAQFNRPANLKTHTRIHSGEKPYKCETCGARFVQVAHLRAHVLIHTGEKPYPCEICGTRFRHLQTLKSHLRIHTGEKPYHCEKCNLHFRHKSQLRLHLRQKHGAITNTKIQYRMSTADMPTDLTKAC